From a single Gemmatimonadota bacterium genomic region:
- a CDS encoding serine hydrolase domain-containing protein — MGAAVRAGACLAIGIAAASCAAGPADCSGRELAVCIEEAGFEGTAYLEQGSEVLLWQRFGDSVAVRAGSEARYRIGSLTKSFTAALVLRLEEQGKLGLSDPLSRWIPGFAQGDSIRLHHLLHHQAGIRPFTKDDFDSLRARSLTLEEVVEILRGRALRFRPGTDVEYSDPGYLVLGRVVELATGRAWEEVLRSELTGPLGLTSVAFAEWDADVPDLAPGRNAAGSPVTPVDYSFVRSSGGLVASASDVARWTRLLLGGDVLGETATHQLMTADRNEFGYGWVVTQRLGRPVLFHNGQVSGFFAFTGHFPDDAVTVVLLSNRERPTGALAAGLARAMMGAKP; from the coding sequence ATGGGTGCAGCCGTTCGGGCGGGCGCATGCCTCGCGATCGGGATCGCCGCGGCCTCGTGTGCGGCCGGTCCTGCCGATTGCTCGGGCCGCGAGCTCGCCGTGTGCATCGAGGAGGCGGGCTTCGAGGGGACGGCCTACCTCGAGCAAGGCTCGGAGGTCCTGCTCTGGCAGCGCTTCGGCGACTCCGTGGCGGTTCGCGCCGGGTCCGAGGCGCGCTACCGGATCGGATCGCTCACGAAGAGCTTCACGGCCGCGCTCGTGCTGCGACTCGAGGAGCAGGGGAAGCTGGGTCTGTCCGATCCGCTGTCTCGTTGGATTCCGGGCTTTGCCCAGGGTGATTCCATCCGCCTCCACCACCTGTTGCACCATCAGGCCGGAATCCGGCCGTTCACCAAGGACGACTTCGATTCGCTCCGGGCGCGTTCGCTCACTCTGGAAGAGGTTGTCGAGATCCTGCGGGGGAGGGCGCTCCGCTTCCGCCCTGGAACGGACGTGGAGTACAGCGACCCGGGGTACCTGGTGCTCGGGCGCGTCGTGGAGCTTGCGACGGGGCGTGCCTGGGAGGAGGTCCTGCGGTCGGAACTGACCGGCCCTCTGGGCCTTACGTCCGTCGCCTTCGCGGAATGGGATGCGGATGTGCCGGATCTTGCCCCAGGTCGGAACGCGGCCGGAAGTCCGGTCACGCCGGTTGACTACTCGTTCGTGCGCAGCTCCGGCGGACTGGTGGCCTCCGCGTCCGACGTCGCCCGTTGGACGCGCCTGCTTCTTGGGGGGGACGTGCTGGGCGAGACGGCAACGCACCAGTTGATGACCGCCGATCGGAACGAGTTCGGATACGGCTGGGTCGTGACGCAGCGGCTGGGTCGGCCGGTACTGTTCCACAACGGTCAGGTGTCCGGCTTCTTCGCGTTTACCGGGCACTTTCCCGACGACGCGGTGACCGTGGTGTTGTTGTCGAATCGGGAACGGCCGACCGGAGCGCTCGCCGCGGGGTTGGCGCGGGCGATGATGGGAGCGAAGCCATGA
- a CDS encoding response regulator, translating into MSLIDAENRRHDPPAEPVRLWRAPALVLVGAAVYAAIGMAVLSPGPWDVPPAYFVYAPSGIAFGFLVLLDRSALPIALLGAGTVTHLTGGSVTHVLATALGAAAEMEVARRLLLRRRFERRTFDLRALSTLVLVAFAAGAVGACFGTTGLALSTDRPAAALARVWWMWAAGHGLGILIVGSPFALAWSRPRDARHQRIVESLFATVALVLAAQLTFSTEMEALTGFPIEYLTYPFLIWAALRLTPFWVAICNLFLVTSALVWTGLGMGPLYRGEMATSLIWVGVFGLATWLSTLSLSAIVTERVETEAALRDAKRQAERADQAKSDFLANMSHEIRTPMNGVIGMTDLLLASPLQSEQVHYAETIRSSAESLLTVINDILDFSKIEAGALTIDPQPFDLRLAVADVMGMLEVRAREQNNELSVFYAGDCARHVVGDPARIRQVLVNLIGNALKFTHDGQVSLRVQAVDTGPGKARFRFEVKDTGIGIEPERIPTLFEKFTQADGSTKRRYSGTGLGLAICRNLVALMEGTIGARSRVGVGSVFWFELPLTIAALPAGAPRNVDLRHLRVLAIDDCLVNLRLVTEQLRGVVERVDVTTRGEEGIEMLQRAAARGAAYGMVLLDYQMPDLDGVDVAERLRKLPEVADTPLIMLTSFQRSGDRERLLRTGFSGYLVKPVLASDLIAVMGAVSQAPGSAPDRLITRETVAEVREPFRLEPLFGDDASVDVLVAEDNPVNQAVARSMLEKLGCRVTLATDGQQAVELATQRSFAVVFMDCQMPRLDGYEATAALRGAESGRAATPIVAMTAHVMSGDRERCLAAGMDDYIPKPIRPEELRRVLERWVAVPAGSD; encoded by the coding sequence ATGTCGCTGATCGACGCCGAGAACCGACGACACGATCCGCCGGCCGAGCCGGTCCGGCTGTGGCGGGCCCCCGCACTGGTGCTCGTCGGAGCGGCGGTCTATGCCGCGATCGGAATGGCGGTGCTCAGTCCCGGGCCCTGGGACGTGCCGCCCGCGTACTTCGTCTACGCGCCCAGTGGCATCGCCTTCGGGTTCCTGGTGCTGCTCGACCGGTCCGCGCTTCCCATCGCGCTCCTCGGCGCTGGCACCGTCACGCACCTGACGGGTGGATCGGTCACCCACGTCCTGGCCACCGCGCTGGGCGCCGCGGCCGAAATGGAGGTAGCCCGTCGCCTGCTCCTCCGCCGCCGCTTCGAGCGCCGGACCTTCGACCTGCGCGCGCTTTCGACGCTCGTGCTGGTCGCCTTCGCGGCGGGCGCCGTGGGCGCCTGCTTCGGTACGACCGGCCTGGCCCTGTCCACCGACCGCCCCGCCGCCGCGCTCGCGCGGGTCTGGTGGATGTGGGCAGCCGGACATGGACTGGGCATCCTGATCGTGGGATCCCCCTTCGCCCTGGCCTGGAGCCGCCCCCGCGACGCTCGCCACCAACGCATCGTCGAATCCCTCTTCGCCACCGTGGCGCTGGTGTTGGCTGCGCAGCTGACGTTCAGCACCGAGATGGAGGCCCTCACGGGCTTCCCCATCGAGTACCTGACCTATCCCTTCCTGATCTGGGCGGCGCTGCGACTGACGCCGTTCTGGGTGGCGATCTGCAACCTGTTCCTGGTGACGTCCGCGCTGGTCTGGACCGGACTGGGGATGGGCCCCCTGTACCGCGGCGAGATGGCGACCAGCTTGATCTGGGTGGGAGTCTTTGGCCTCGCCACCTGGCTATCCACATTGAGCCTCTCCGCGATCGTGACCGAGCGGGTCGAGACCGAAGCCGCGCTCCGCGACGCCAAGCGGCAGGCTGAGCGGGCCGACCAGGCCAAGAGTGATTTCCTGGCCAACATGAGCCACGAGATCCGTACGCCCATGAACGGCGTCATCGGCATGACCGACCTGCTGCTGGCCTCGCCCCTGCAATCCGAGCAGGTGCACTACGCCGAGACCATACGCAGCTCCGCGGAGTCACTGCTCACGGTCATCAACGACATCCTCGACTTCTCCAAGATCGAGGCGGGCGCGCTGACCATCGACCCACAGCCGTTCGATCTGAGGTTGGCGGTAGCGGACGTGATGGGGATGCTGGAGGTCCGGGCCCGAGAGCAGAACAACGAACTCTCGGTCTTCTATGCGGGTGACTGTGCGCGTCATGTGGTGGGCGATCCGGCCCGCATCCGCCAGGTGCTCGTCAACCTGATCGGCAACGCGCTGAAGTTCACCCACGATGGGCAGGTCTCACTGCGCGTGCAGGCCGTGGATACCGGCCCCGGCAAAGCGCGTTTCCGCTTCGAGGTCAAGGACACCGGGATCGGCATCGAGCCCGAGCGCATCCCTACCCTGTTCGAGAAGTTCACGCAGGCGGACGGATCGACCAAACGGCGCTACAGCGGAACCGGATTGGGTCTGGCGATCTGCCGCAACCTGGTCGCGCTCATGGAGGGCACGATTGGCGCTCGCTCCCGGGTCGGCGTGGGATCGGTCTTCTGGTTCGAGCTTCCCCTGACGATCGCAGCGCTGCCGGCAGGCGCGCCACGGAATGTCGATCTTCGACACCTACGGGTCCTGGCCATCGACGACTGTCTGGTCAACCTGCGTCTGGTCACCGAGCAGCTCCGCGGCGTCGTGGAACGCGTCGACGTCACGACCCGCGGAGAGGAAGGCATCGAGATGCTCCAGCGCGCAGCCGCGCGGGGCGCCGCCTACGGCATGGTACTGCTCGACTACCAGATGCCCGACCTCGACGGTGTGGACGTGGCCGAACGGCTCCGGAAGCTCCCTGAGGTCGCCGACACTCCGTTGATCATGCTCACGTCGTTCCAGCGCTCAGGAGACCGGGAGCGGCTGCTCCGCACCGGCTTCTCCGGGTACCTGGTCAAACCCGTCCTGGCGAGCGACCTGATCGCAGTCATGGGCGCCGTCAGCCAAGCACCCGGCTCCGCGCCGGACCGCCTGATCACGCGAGAGACGGTGGCCGAGGTGCGGGAGCCCTTCCGGCTGGAGCCGCTGTTCGGGGATGATGCCTCTGTCGACGTCCTGGTGGCCGAAGACAATCCCGTCAACCAGGCGGTCGCCCGCAGCATGCTGGAGAAGCTTGGCTGCCGTGTCACGCTGGCCACGGACGGGCAACAGGCGGTGGAGTTGGCCACCCAACGTTCTTTCGCGGTCGTGTTCATGGATTGTCAGATGCCACGCCTGGACGGCTACGAAGCGACCGCTGCGCTACGAGGTGCCGAAAGCGGCCGCGCCGCCACGCCGATCGTGGCCATGACCGCCCACGTGATGTCGGGCGATCGCGAGCGTTGTCTGGCGGCGGGCATGGACGACTACATCCCGAAGCCCATCCGTCCCGAAGAACTGCGTCGCGTCTTGGAGCGCTGGGTGGCGGTGCCGGCCGGCAGCGACTGA
- a CDS encoding TolC family protein yields MVAVEQTAGSVRRRRGWRNLALAMGPALGLVLGDPAQAWSQEGQALGYAEALSRSLASAGTLRAAELDAEAKGLQADALGRLEGPALSLSGFSGRVATTLNLDLARAADALAPGVDGLDRLAPGLDPLGLPRVLSRDRVFNLGSVGLGANWPLYTGGRLDALHKLAEGRAEEARAERTRLRYELSTQVAERYFTVQLARQALAVRAAAVDAIAGHQRSAARLEEIGLIARADRLRADVALDEAQRDRSAAESDLQLATLALRRLLNLGEPVAPSTPLFVHADPVGTLEDFLEVGMLRHPAWRTLASLEMQAEQVARVGGSEFAPTVLAVGNYTLNQSTDDTIQPDWVLGIYVAYPLFSRVDRSRTREAARLQRERVSARAEQARRDVPTLIESLWRSMENARTEFLATRSGIELARENVHLQRVAFEQAQTTSQEVTDARLTQAAAEIGRSQAAYRYVLALARLLEATGQPERLAELAASAEYRLEAEESR; encoded by the coding sequence ATGGTCGCAGTGGAGCAAACCGCCGGCAGCGTCCGGCGGCGGCGAGGTTGGCGGAATCTGGCCCTGGCGATGGGCCCGGCCCTGGGTCTTGTGCTCGGTGATCCTGCGCAGGCCTGGAGCCAGGAGGGGCAGGCCCTGGGCTACGCGGAGGCCCTGAGTCGGTCCCTCGCCTCGGCCGGCACCCTGCGGGCCGCGGAGCTGGACGCCGAGGCCAAGGGACTACAGGCGGATGCCCTGGGGCGCCTGGAAGGTCCGGCGCTCAGCCTCTCGGGCTTCTCGGGGCGGGTGGCTACGACGCTCAACCTGGATCTGGCGCGCGCGGCGGATGCGTTGGCCCCCGGGGTGGATGGACTAGACCGCCTGGCACCCGGTCTCGACCCCCTCGGGCTTCCGCGCGTGCTTTCCCGCGACCGCGTCTTCAACCTGGGGTCCGTGGGCCTGGGCGCGAACTGGCCCCTCTACACCGGAGGGCGGCTGGACGCACTTCACAAGCTGGCCGAAGGCCGCGCCGAAGAGGCGCGAGCCGAGCGAACCCGCCTGCGCTACGAGCTGTCGACGCAGGTGGCCGAGCGCTACTTCACGGTACAGTTGGCACGCCAAGCACTGGCGGTGCGGGCCGCGGCCGTCGACGCCATCGCGGGGCATCAGCGCAGCGCCGCTCGCCTGGAAGAGATCGGACTGATCGCACGGGCGGACCGCTTGCGTGCGGACGTGGCGCTCGACGAGGCGCAGCGCGACCGCTCCGCGGCAGAGAGCGATCTGCAGCTGGCGACGCTCGCCTTGCGGCGGCTCCTGAACCTCGGGGAGCCGGTGGCGCCGAGCACGCCACTCTTCGTGCACGCGGACCCGGTGGGGACCTTGGAGGACTTCCTCGAGGTGGGCATGCTGCGGCACCCTGCCTGGAGAACGTTGGCCAGCCTCGAGATGCAGGCCGAGCAAGTGGCCCGCGTGGGTGGCAGCGAGTTTGCGCCCACAGTGCTGGCCGTGGGGAACTACACGCTCAATCAGAGCACCGACGACACCATCCAACCCGACTGGGTGCTCGGCATCTACGTAGCCTACCCGCTATTCAGCCGCGTGGATCGATCGCGCACCCGTGAAGCCGCCCGCCTGCAACGGGAGCGCGTCTCCGCCCGTGCCGAGCAGGCTCGCCGCGACGTTCCCACGCTCATCGAGAGCCTATGGCGGTCGATGGAGAACGCGCGTACGGAGTTCCTGGCCACGCGCTCCGGGATCGAGTTGGCCCGCGAGAACGTTCACCTGCAGCGCGTCGCGTTCGAGCAGGCCCAGACAACATCGCAGGAGGTCACCGATGCTCGTCTGACCCAAGCGGCCGCCGAGATCGGACGGTCGCAAGCCGCCTATCGCTATGTGCTGGCGCTTGCGCGCTTGTTGGAAGCCACCGGTCAGCCGGAGCGGTTGGCGGAGCTGGCGGCGTCGGCGGAATACCGGCTGGAAGCGGAGGAATCTCGATGA
- a CDS encoding efflux RND transporter periplasmic adaptor subunit, with translation MSLAIPRRSALPVAGVAFLVLVVLGFLRALVPTRHPLQGQIEAQEIHVSSKVPGRVGQVLVRPGDRVQAGAPLFVLDSPEVEAKVEQARAGREAAAAVAAKAVAGARPEEVEMARLTFERAATGADIARTTYDRVQAMFDQGVVARQRRDEAEAAWQAAEHQAQAARAQYEMAMSGARSEDRRAAEAQARQVAAVVREAEVALAETEIRAPAAGEVVRVQIQPGELAPQGFPVVTLVDLADVWAVLHVREDELDGFQPGRRHLATVVASGAEVAFVVRAASALPDFATWRSARPGGVDLRTFEIRLEPVTPTEGLRPGMSVLFERP, from the coding sequence ATGAGTCTCGCCATTCCCCGGCGTAGCGCGCTACCGGTGGCGGGCGTCGCGTTCCTCGTGCTGGTAGTCCTCGGTTTTCTGCGGGCCCTGGTTCCGACCCGACACCCCCTCCAGGGACAGATCGAGGCCCAGGAGATCCACGTTTCGTCGAAGGTCCCCGGACGGGTGGGACAGGTGCTCGTCCGACCCGGAGACCGCGTCCAGGCCGGCGCTCCCCTGTTCGTACTGGATAGTCCGGAAGTGGAAGCCAAGGTGGAACAGGCACGAGCCGGTCGAGAGGCCGCTGCGGCGGTCGCGGCCAAGGCCGTTGCCGGCGCTCGTCCCGAGGAGGTCGAGATGGCGCGCCTGACCTTCGAACGGGCCGCGACCGGCGCCGACATCGCGCGCACCACCTACGACCGGGTCCAGGCGATGTTCGACCAGGGCGTCGTGGCCAGGCAACGTCGTGACGAGGCGGAGGCGGCCTGGCAGGCCGCCGAACATCAAGCCCAGGCCGCGCGCGCCCAATACGAGATGGCCATGAGTGGAGCTCGCTCCGAAGATCGCCGCGCAGCGGAAGCGCAGGCCCGCCAGGTCGCGGCCGTGGTGCGGGAGGCGGAAGTCGCGCTCGCGGAAACGGAAATCCGTGCCCCCGCCGCAGGGGAGGTGGTGCGGGTCCAGATCCAGCCCGGCGAGCTGGCTCCCCAGGGGTTCCCGGTGGTGACGCTGGTCGACCTGGCCGACGTCTGGGCCGTACTCCATGTGCGGGAGGACGAGCTGGACGGATTCCAGCCAGGGCGGCGGCACCTCGCCACGGTCGTTGCCAGTGGTGCGGAGGTCGCCTTCGTGGTGCGGGCCGCCTCTGCGCTGCCGGACTTCGCCACCTGGCGCTCGGCCCGCCCCGGCGGAGTGGACCTGCGCACCTTCGAGATCCGGCTCGAACCCGTCACGCCCACCGAGGGGCTGCGCCCCGGGATGAGCGTGTTGTTCGAACGGCCCTGA
- a CDS encoding ABC transporter permease has translation MTQPGPLWHWSVVIRRERARLAQDRWDLAMLTWIPLLVSGLTWWIFAAGVPRDLPVAVVDEDRSSASRTLARMVAAAPGVDVAEVDPALPAAMGALRERRAYGVLIFPSGLERDLVGGRSATVHWIYNGQFATHGGLLSRDLRTAVATASAGIELLAREKRGASVPEAEAHFEPVRLRLASLFNEGGNYEAFLGLALIPALLQIFVTLAAVSAIGRELKAGTVPAWLAAGGGRWSIALLGKLSVPAVAFAAHAAIFLCFFTWVRGWRIEGSLTGVAVGLTLLIVAHLAIGALLVGATLHLRVALALAAFVTAPAFAYSGQGFPLLSMPLLARVWAEALPLTHYLQAQGRYWLAGAPLWYGWGPLSALSVQAGAFGVLGWWLLRRRAATPDAWGRT, from the coding sequence ATGACGCAACCCGGGCCTCTGTGGCACTGGTCCGTCGTGATTCGGCGGGAGCGAGCCCGGTTGGCCCAGGATCGATGGGACCTCGCGATGTTGACCTGGATCCCGCTCCTCGTCAGCGGGCTCACCTGGTGGATCTTCGCCGCGGGTGTGCCACGCGACCTGCCCGTCGCCGTGGTGGACGAGGACCGCAGTAGCGCGTCGCGCACGCTGGCGAGGATGGTCGCGGCAGCACCAGGGGTCGACGTGGCGGAGGTCGACCCCGCTCTGCCCGCGGCGATGGGAGCCCTACGCGAACGACGCGCCTACGGCGTGCTCATCTTTCCTTCGGGTCTGGAGCGCGACCTCGTCGGCGGACGATCCGCCACGGTGCATTGGATCTACAACGGTCAGTTCGCCACGCACGGGGGCCTCCTTTCGCGGGACCTGCGCACTGCGGTGGCGACTGCCTCGGCCGGGATCGAGCTGCTGGCGCGCGAGAAGCGGGGCGCCTCCGTTCCTGAAGCAGAAGCCCACTTCGAACCTGTCCGCCTCCGACTGGCCTCCCTCTTCAACGAGGGGGGAAACTACGAAGCGTTCCTGGGCCTGGCCCTGATTCCGGCCTTGCTGCAGATCTTCGTGACGCTCGCGGCGGTCTCTGCCATCGGACGGGAGCTCAAGGCTGGAACGGTTCCCGCGTGGCTGGCCGCAGGGGGGGGGCGCTGGAGCATCGCTTTGCTGGGCAAGCTTTCGGTCCCGGCCGTGGCGTTCGCGGCCCATGCAGCCATCTTCCTCTGCTTCTTCACCTGGGTGCGGGGGTGGAGGATCGAAGGAAGTCTGACCGGTGTTGCGGTGGGACTCACACTGCTCATCGTCGCGCACCTGGCGATCGGCGCCCTGCTGGTAGGGGCCACGCTCCACCTTCGCGTGGCCCTCGCGCTGGCCGCCTTCGTCACAGCGCCCGCGTTCGCATACTCCGGGCAGGGCTTCCCGCTGCTCTCCATGCCCCTCCTCGCTCGTGTCTGGGCGGAGGCCCTGCCGCTCACGCACTACCTTCAGGCGCAAGGACGCTATTGGCTGGCGGGGGCACCGCTGTGGTACGGATGGGGCCCCCTTTCCGCCCTGTCGGTGCAGGCCGGGGCCTTCGGGGTGTTGGGGTGGTGGCTTCTACGCAGGCGCGCCGCGACGCCCGACGCCTGGGGGCGGACGTGA
- a CDS encoding ABC transporter permease translates to MSGPSVTVATQIARGFRTTWRAIASDFGALTLLFGGGLIYSFFYPLPYRGESVRAVPVAVVDQDGSGLSRQITRLVDAHPLVEVRSVTVDPIEARQLLWKGAIAGFLTLPRGMQATVLAGRSVEVEVAGNGLYMLLNKAALTGMAEAVGAVSAGVELKRLARSAPLPAQALAAREPLHLNTVAVYNVREGYGSYLVPGVAVLIVQQTLLIAIALMIGTWVERGSAPFEPSTGSFLGVLLAFTSVGFLNSLYFGGFVMWAHGYGRGGNPGGLLAFALLYALAVASLGMLIGLRFRTRERSVQLLLATAIPALFLSGLPWPAEALPAPLRLLRWAIPSTAGIEGQIALNQMGAGLAEVGPEILVLFLILLGSSARGLARWKEHPLTRQSGASR, encoded by the coding sequence GTGAGCGGGCCGTCTGTGACGGTCGCAACTCAGATCGCGCGGGGTTTCCGTACCACGTGGCGGGCGATCGCCTCCGACTTTGGTGCGCTTACACTGCTCTTCGGGGGCGGCCTGATCTACTCGTTCTTCTACCCCTTGCCCTACCGAGGGGAATCGGTGCGTGCCGTACCGGTGGCCGTGGTCGATCAGGACGGAAGTGGCCTCTCCCGCCAGATCACCCGGCTGGTCGATGCGCATCCGCTGGTGGAGGTGAGGAGCGTCACGGTGGATCCCATCGAGGCCCGGCAGTTGCTTTGGAAGGGCGCCATCGCAGGTTTCCTGACCCTACCCCGAGGGATGCAGGCCACGGTGCTGGCGGGTCGGTCCGTCGAGGTCGAGGTGGCCGGCAACGGGCTCTATATGCTGCTGAACAAGGCGGCCCTCACCGGAATGGCCGAGGCGGTGGGCGCGGTCTCGGCTGGCGTGGAGCTCAAACGCCTGGCGCGGTCGGCGCCGCTCCCCGCGCAGGCCCTGGCCGCTCGGGAGCCGCTCCACCTCAACACGGTCGCCGTCTACAACGTGCGCGAGGGCTACGGCTCCTACCTCGTCCCAGGCGTGGCCGTGCTCATCGTGCAGCAGACGCTCCTCATCGCCATCGCGCTGATGATCGGAACCTGGGTCGAGCGGGGCAGCGCTCCCTTCGAGCCCTCGACGGGAAGCTTTCTGGGCGTCCTGTTGGCATTCACCTCGGTCGGATTCCTGAACAGTCTCTACTTCGGCGGGTTCGTCATGTGGGCGCACGGGTACGGCCGCGGTGGGAACCCGGGGGGCCTCCTGGCCTTCGCCCTCTTGTACGCTCTCGCAGTCGCCTCCCTGGGCATGCTCATCGGGCTTCGCTTCCGAACGCGCGAGCGCAGTGTTCAGCTGCTGTTGGCCACCGCGATCCCCGCCCTCTTCCTGTCGGGGCTCCCATGGCCCGCCGAAGCGTTGCCGGCTCCCCTGCGACTCCTGCGCTGGGCCATTCCCTCGACGGCCGGCATCGAAGGGCAGATTGCCCTGAATCAGATGGGTGCAGGCCTGGCCGAGGTCGGGCCCGAGATCCTGGTGTTGTTCCTGATCCTGCTCGGCTCCTCGGCCCGCGGCTTGGCGCGCTGGAAGGAGCACCCCCTCACGCGGCAATCGGGGGCGTCGCGCTGA
- a CDS encoding ATP-binding cassette domain-containing protein has protein sequence MISVSNLSKSYGERTLFSGASFQLNPGERYGLVGANGSGKTTLLSILAGDLEADGGTVSVPKRLHLGVLRQDQFLYEDEQILEVAMMGNPELWDAIVEKEALLARAHEHFDAERFSELEDVVQRHDGYAAEARAAVILEGLGFPTDVHRNPLSTLSGGFKLRVLLAQVLASNPDVLLLDEPTNHLDILSIRWLEKFMRDFSGPVVVISHDHRFLDAVSTHILDVDYETITLYPGNYTTFLAAKQEERERREKGIASREKEIAHHQDFVDRFRAKASKARQAQSKLKLIEKRAAALEALPGSSRRYPAFAFEQVRPSGREVLEVRGLRKAYGSKQVLAGVDLQVKRGDRLAIMGANGIGKSTLLKIVMGELEADGGSVTWGYETHPGYFAQDHHEQFENPTHTAEGWISGFCPGKDIGYVRGQLGRVLFSGDEVKKKLEALSGGEAARLVFCRLAIQRPNVLVLDEPTNHLDLESIEALVDALERYEGTVILVSHDRWFVSRIATRIVEIKPGEIRDYNGTYEEYVHACGDDHLDVDTVVLKAKREKKTQARSRTQPERAQPSAERRPARLVTEERDAVTGRIEAAEARLSEIESTFADPETYARRAPEEVRLLDEERQALKRDVERLLAQWELLERELTES, from the coding sequence GTGATCTCCGTCTCCAACCTTTCCAAATCGTACGGCGAGCGAACCCTGTTTTCCGGGGCCTCCTTCCAACTGAACCCAGGCGAGCGCTACGGGCTGGTGGGGGCCAACGGGTCAGGGAAGACCACGTTGTTGTCCATCCTCGCCGGGGATCTGGAGGCGGACGGCGGCACAGTCTCGGTTCCCAAGCGCCTGCACCTGGGCGTGCTTCGGCAGGACCAGTTCCTGTACGAGGACGAGCAGATCCTGGAAGTGGCCATGATGGGCAACCCGGAGCTGTGGGACGCCATCGTGGAGAAGGAAGCTCTCCTGGCCCGCGCGCACGAGCACTTCGATGCGGAGCGCTTCTCGGAGCTGGAGGACGTGGTCCAGCGTCACGACGGGTATGCCGCCGAGGCGCGCGCCGCCGTGATTCTGGAGGGGCTGGGCTTCCCGACCGACGTGCACCGCAACCCGCTCTCCACATTGTCCGGTGGGTTCAAGCTACGCGTGCTGCTCGCTCAGGTTCTGGCCAGCAACCCGGACGTACTGCTCCTGGACGAGCCCACCAACCACTTGGACATCCTCTCCATCCGGTGGTTGGAAAAGTTCATGCGGGACTTCTCCGGACCCGTGGTGGTGATCTCCCACGATCACCGGTTCCTCGACGCGGTGTCCACTCACATCCTGGACGTGGACTACGAGACCATCACGCTCTATCCGGGGAACTACACCACCTTCCTCGCCGCCAAGCAGGAGGAGCGGGAGCGACGAGAGAAGGGCATCGCCAGTCGCGAGAAGGAGATCGCACACCACCAGGACTTCGTGGATCGGTTCCGCGCCAAAGCCAGCAAGGCGCGCCAGGCCCAGAGCAAGCTGAAGCTCATCGAGAAGCGGGCGGCCGCCCTCGAGGCGCTACCGGGCAGCTCCCGTCGCTACCCTGCCTTCGCCTTCGAGCAGGTGCGTCCGAGCGGCCGCGAGGTGCTGGAGGTTCGTGGCCTCCGCAAGGCATACGGAAGCAAGCAGGTCCTCGCCGGAGTGGATCTCCAGGTGAAGCGAGGAGATCGCCTGGCCATCATGGGGGCCAACGGCATCGGGAAGTCGACGCTGCTCAAGATCGTCATGGGTGAATTGGAGGCCGACGGGGGAAGCGTGACCTGGGGCTATGAGACCCACCCTGGCTACTTCGCTCAGGACCACCACGAACAGTTCGAGAATCCCACGCACACTGCCGAGGGTTGGATCTCGGGGTTCTGCCCGGGCAAGGACATCGGGTACGTGCGCGGGCAGTTGGGTCGGGTGCTGTTTTCGGGAGACGAGGTCAAGAAGAAGCTGGAAGCGCTGTCGGGCGGCGAGGCAGCGCGCCTCGTATTCTGCAGGCTGGCCATCCAGCGACCCAACGTGCTCGTGCTGGACGAGCCCACCAATCACCTCGATCTGGAGTCGATCGAGGCCCTGGTCGACGCCTTGGAGCGCTATGAAGGGACCGTGATCCTGGTCTCCCACGACCGCTGGTTCGTCAGCCGCATCGCGACACGCATCGTGGAGATCAAGCCTGGCGAGATCAGAGACTACAACGGCACCTACGAGGAGTACGTGCACGCCTGCGGCGACGATCACCTGGATGTCGATACGGTGGTTCTCAAGGCCAAGCGGGAGAAGAAGACCCAGGCCCGGAGCCGCACCCAACCGGAGCGCGCCCAGCCTTCGGCTGAGCGCCGGCCGGCGCGGCTGGTGACCGAGGAGCGGGACGCCGTGACCGGCCGCATCGAAGCGGCGGAGGCCCGCCTCAGCGAGATCGAGTCCACGTTCGCAGACCCGGAGACGTACGCGCGCCGCGCACCGGAAGAGGTGCGTCTGCTCGACGAAGAGCGCCAGGCCTTGAAACGGGACGTGGAACGCCTGTTGGCCCAGTGGGAGCTGCTGGAACGAGAGCTCACGGAGTCGTAG